One Cricetulus griseus strain 17A/GY chromosome 5, alternate assembly CriGri-PICRH-1.0, whole genome shotgun sequence genomic window carries:
- the Igfn1 gene encoding immunoglobulin-like and fibronectin type III domain-containing protein 1 isoform X2 yields MAQTARQLKVPGSRQQLERGRKECEEAGGWWAIQLDLQEAKAIHLPTSGDQFPPSEEQEETGTMAGKPTKKSSIPGVSIWQLVDEIPEGCSTPDFKQKPVTQALPEGKNAIFRAVVCGEPRPEVHWQSTKGDLSKSSKYQITSAPDSMEHVLQINKLTGEDSDLYLCTAVNAYGEATCSVRLTVIEVGFRKNRKRQKEPQEDLRKELMDFRKMLKKRTPPPAPEKKMESAQVWQLLMTADRKDYEKICMQYGIVDFRGLLRKLQEMKKEREDRMAQYVNAIANLRHIRVTKEGVATFDLELDLKDLESKIYLYKDGEMIPYSFDNQTKHCLRRLGKRYHFLIQDLQPEDAGLYQVMVEDAVVFSTELEASTIPPRVVVPLAEARCEEQGDAVFECTLSSPCPNATWHFQHRTLKLSDKHEVFVSPDGLTHRLVVKGASCSDMGLYSLNTGLHASSAWLVVEGEKDKGPQTTDSDHRLQTRRDTQEGRQDVCDQGQDATQSPRSRYKPGPGSSTEARGSMDHFSQGLVDTEVQLGQAAILSCALASDVGPGTWFKDGVKLTAHDGVIFEQDGLTHRLILTHVEGTQAGRYTFVAGRQHTEASLIVQDPPTIAPDVTETLREPLVFKAGKPVTVKIPFQTHLPVQAVWRKDGDKVVGSNHGGIQVALGDGYTRLCLPSVCRKDSGRYSVTLRSEGGCVQAEFTLQVIDKPQPPQGPLEVQDCHRAGVCLHWRPPRDDGGQAIQHYVVERRQAGRSTWLKVGEPPPDSTSFTDASVEQGRKYAFRVRTVTSEGAGDALESEEVLVAPEALPGSPSAPDILSASSQSITLTWETPRGPGSTHILGYLVEKRKKGSNTWMAVNEQPVSERRYTVVDLRQGCQYEFRVIAVAPSGPGEPGPPSDAVFARDPMRPPGPVRDLRVTDTSNTSITLSWMRPDTQDDDEAQGFIVELRGSDSLQWSPCHTGTVQGTTFTAKGLRPQEGYFVRVTAVNDGGPGEATSLDSVVHAMPATVCPKFFMDSSTKDTVMIRVGDSIRVPVSFEAAPLPEVTWLKDGLPLPQRSVTTVKDGLTQLLIPAASLSDRGRYTVMLRNLQGKEAAYSFYISMAACPQAPGPIYLQENVPGTVTVQWEPSPDEAQGIPLYYTVLMRSSSHGSWREVADRVHTNHFTFLGVLPGHEYHFRVLAKNELGTSKPSDTSQPWCIPRQRERFTVKAPTYREPNLSQKPRFLVGLRAHLLPQGCECRMTCAVQGSPRPHVTWFKNDKSLDKNPALYSMDMLGVCSLIIPSVSLQDSGEYKAVAKNPLGQAVSTATLIVTGTMTRRADVDGEVEEGWWMWSGADPCTVAVFVLTLRMELRREWSTGGSALQLASERRPAEWVAQGRGGISCLTEGGPRQCLRRDEPGRRHQEQQRSMAIGSR; encoded by the exons atggc ccagacagccagacagcTCAAAGTCCCTGGCAGCCGGCAGCAgctggaaagagggaggaaggagtgtgaggaggctggaggctggTGGGCCATTCAG CTGGATCTGCAGGAAGCAAAG GCAATTCATCTGCCAACCTCAGGAGACCAGTTTCCACCCTCAGAGGAGCAAGAAGAAACTGGAACTATGGCAG GAAAGCCCACTAAGAAGTCCTCCATCCCTGGAGTGAGCATCTGGCAGCTGGTGGACGAGATCCCGGAAGGCTGCAGCACACCAGATTTCAAGCAGAAGCCTGTCACCCAGGCTCTACCGGAGG GGAAAAATGCCATCTTTCGTGCAGTGGTCTGTGGGGAGCCCAGACCTGAAGTGCACTGGCAGAGCACCAAAGGAGACCTCAGCAAGTCCAGCAAGTACCAGATCACCTCTGCTCCTGACAGCATGGAGCATGTGCTGCAG ATCAACAAGCTGACAGGAGAGGACTCGGATCTGTACCTCTGTACTGCGGTGAATGCCTACGGAGAAGCCACGTGCTCAGTGAGGCTCACCGTCATCGAAG TGGGTTTTCGGAAGAACCGAAAAAGGCAAAAGGAACCTCAGGAGG acCTCAGGAAAGAGCTGATGGACTTTCGGAAGATGCTGAAAAAGAG gaccccacCTCCAGCCCCTGAAAAAAAGATGGAGTCTGCACAGGTGTGGCAGCTGCTCATGACTGCAGACCGTAAGGACTACGAGAAGATCTGTATGCAGTATGGCATCGTCGACTTCCGGGGCTTGCTGCGCAAGCTGCAGGAAATGAAGAAGGAGCGGGAGGACAGAATGGCACAG TATGTCAACGCCATTGCCAACTTGAGACACATCAGGGTCACCAAGGAAGGAGTCGCCACATTTGACCTGGAGCTGGATCTCAAGGACCTTGAGAGCAAGATTTACCTGTACAAG GATGGTGAGATGATCCCTTACAGCTTTGATAACCAGACCAAGCACTGTCTGAGACGGTTGGGGAAACGCTACCACTTCCTGATCCAGGACCTGCAGCCCGAGGATGCTGGCCTTTACCAGGTCATGGTGGAGGATGCTGTGGTCTTCTCCACAGAGCTAGAAGCCAGCA CCATCCCCCCCAGAGTGGTGGTCCCGCTGGCAGAGGCCCGCTGTGAGGAGCAGGGTGATGCAGTCTTTGAATGTACACTCTCCAGTCCTTGTCCCAATGCGACCTGGCATTTCCAGCACCGAACACTAAAGCTCAGTGACAAACATGAAGTATTTGTGTCCCCTGATGGGCTAACCCACCGGCTGGTTGTGAAGGGGGCCAGTTGCTCAGATATGGGTCTCTACTCACTGAATACTGGACTCCATGCCTCCAGTGCCTGGCTGGTGGTTGAAG GTGAGAAGGATAAAGGCCCTCAGACCACAGATTCTGACCACCGACTGCAGAC CAGGAGAGATACTCAAGAGGGCAGGCAAGATGTCTGTGACCAGGGACAAGATGCTACCCAGAGCCCCAGATCCAGATACAAGCCTGGCCCTGGCTCTTCTACGGAGGCCCGAG GCTCTATGGACCACTTCTCTCAGGGTCTGGTTGATACGGAGGTGCAACTGGGACAAGCTGCCATACTTTCCTGTGCCCTCGCCAGTGACGTGGGACCTGGCACCTGGTTCAAGGATGGAGTCAAG CTCACTGCCCACGATGGGGTCATCTTCGAGCAAGATGGGCTCACGCACAGACTGATTCTCACCCATGTGGAGGGGACCCAGGCTGGGAGATACACTTTTGTGGCCGGCAGACAGCACACGGAAGCCAGCCTAATCGTGCAGG ATCCCCCCACCATTGCCCCAGATgtgacagagacactgagagagcCACTGGTGTTCAAGGCTGGGAAGCCAGTGACTGTGAAGATCCCTTTCCAGACCCACCTCCCTGTTCAAGCTGTCTGGAGGAAGGATGGGGACAAGGTGGTGGGCAGCAACCATGGGGGCATCCAGGTGGCTCTGGGAGATGGCTACACACGACTGTGCCTCCCCAGCGTGTGCAGGAAGGACAGTGGCCGGTACAGCGTGACACTGAGGAGTGAGGGAGGCTGCGTGCAGGCTGAGTTCACCCTGCAAGTTATAG ACAAGCCTCAGCCCCCACAGGGACCTCTGGAGGTGCAGGATTGCCATAGAGCAGGTGTCTGTCTCCACTGGCGGCCCCCGAGGGATGATGGAGGCCAGGCCATACAACACTACGTGGTGGAGAGGCGGCAGGCTGGAAGGAGCACTTGGCTGAAGGTGGGAGAGCCCCCACCGGACAGTACCAGCTTCACTGATGCCAGCGTGGAGCAGGGCAGGAAGTATGCCTTCCGTGTGCGGACTGTGACCTCAGAGGGAGCTGGGGATGCCCTGGAGTCTGAGGAGGTGTTGGTGGCTCCTGAGG CTCTCCCAGGGTCCCCTTCTGCCCCAGACATCTTATCGGCCTCCAGCCAGAGCATCACTCTGACATGGGAGACACCAAGGGGCCCTGGCAGTACCCACATCTTGGGCTACCTGGTTGAGAAACGCAAGAAGGGGAGCAACACCTGGATGGCTGTGAATGAGCAGCCAGTGTCTG AAAGGAGATACACTGTGGTGGATCTGCGACAGGGCTGCCAGTATGAGTTCCGGGTTATAGCTGTGGCACCCTCAGGCCCTGGAGAGCCTGGGCCTCCATCAGATGCTGTCTTTGCTCGAGATCCCATGA GACCTCCAGGGCCTGTTCGGGATCTCCGGGTTACAGACACATCTAACACCAGCATCACCCTGAGCTGGATGAGGCCGGACACCCAAGATGATGATGAAGCCCAGGGGTTTATTGTGGAGTTGCGTGGCTCAGACAGCCTTCAGTGGAGCCCATGCCACACAGGCACTGTGCAGGGCACCACCTTCACAGCCAAGGGACTACGGCCCCAAGAAGGCTATTTTGTGCGGGTGACAGCAGTTAATGATGGGGGCCCTGGCGAGGCCACTTCCTTGGACTCAGTGGTCCATGCCATGCCTGCTACTG TTTGTCCCAAGTTCTTCATGGATTCCAGCACAAAGGATACAGTGATGATCAGGGTTGGAGACAGCATTCGAGTTCCTGTCTCCTTTGAA GCTGCTCCCTTGCCTGAGGTGACCTGGCTGAAGGATGGCTTGCCCTTGCCCCAGAGAAGCGTGACCACTGTGAAGGATGGCCTGACCCAGCTTCTGATCCCTGCAGCTAGCCTCTCAGACCGCGGGCGATACACTGTGATGCTGAGGAACCTTCAGGGCAAAGAGGCTGCCTACAGCTTCTACATCAGTATGGCAG CATGTCCACAAGCACCGGGACCCATCTACCTGCAGGAGAATGTCCCTGGGACAGTGACAGTCCAATGGGAACCCTCCCCGGATGAGGCTCAGGGCATCCCCTTGTACTATACAGTGCTGATGCGATCCTCATCTCATGGATCCTGGCGTGAGGTGGCTGACCGTGTCCATACCAACCACTTCACCTTCTTGGGGGTCCTTCCTGGCCATGAGTACCACTTCCGGGTGCTGGCCAAGAATGAGCTGGGGACCAGCAAACCTTCAGATACCAGCCAACCATGGTGTATCCCCAGGCAGAGAG AGAGGTTCACCGTGAAGGCTCCAACATACCGGGAACCCAACCTGAGCCAGAAGCCCCGTTTCCTGGTGGGTCTGCGGGCTCACCTTCTGCCCCAGGGCTGCGAGTGCCGCATGACCTGTGCCGTGCAGGGCTCACCCCGGCCCCATGTCACCTGGTTCAAGAATGACAAAAGCTTGGACAAAAACCCTGCGCTGTACAGTATGGACATGCTGGGAGTGTGCTCACTCATCATCCCCAGTGTGTCCCTTCAGGACAGTGGCGAGTACAAGGCTGTGGCCAAGAATCCCCTGGGTCAGGCTGTCAGCACAGCTACCCTCATTGTTACAG GAACAATGACCAGAAGGGCCGACGTCGATGGAGAAGTAGAAGAAGGGTGGTGGATGTGGTCTGGAGCTGACCCCTGCACTGTGGCTGTCTTTGTTCTCACCCTCCGGATGGAGCTCCGGAGAGAGTGGTCCACAGG